From one Luteolibacter sp. SL250 genomic stretch:
- a CDS encoding HAD hydrolase family protein encodes MRALPPISPSAILSFDFDGTLHDPAAEPPVPGEFFTLIESLRGTHGAVWGINTGRSMAQMVEGFIESRFPFLPDYVVAREREIYFPNPFGRWLPHEKWNKTCEKEIHRLFKSTKKLLKTIRKEVEENTGAQWIELQGDPAGIISQSDEEMEWILSRITPLAAAEPRLGWQRNSIYLRFGHRDYQKGSSLSEIARLNGLGPNRCFAIGDSHNDLEMLDPAHAGMAACPANAVEAIRRKIAATGGYPCTTAHAHGAMEALRHFFP; translated from the coding sequence ATGCGAGCCCTGCCACCCATCTCCCCCTCCGCCATCCTGTCATTCGACTTCGACGGCACCCTCCACGATCCCGCGGCGGAGCCTCCGGTGCCCGGAGAGTTCTTCACGCTCATCGAGTCGCTGCGCGGGACCCACGGCGCGGTCTGGGGCATCAACACCGGGCGGTCCATGGCGCAGATGGTGGAGGGCTTCATCGAAAGCCGCTTCCCCTTCCTCCCCGACTACGTCGTCGCCCGGGAACGTGAGATCTATTTCCCCAATCCCTTCGGTCGCTGGCTGCCCCATGAAAAGTGGAACAAGACCTGCGAGAAGGAAATCCACCGGCTTTTCAAAAGCACCAAAAAGCTCCTCAAGACCATCCGCAAGGAAGTTGAGGAAAACACCGGCGCGCAGTGGATCGAGCTGCAGGGCGACCCCGCCGGCATCATCTCCCAGAGCGATGAGGAGATGGAATGGATCCTCAGCCGTATCACCCCGCTGGCAGCGGCGGAGCCACGCCTCGGCTGGCAGCGCAACTCCATCTACCTCCGCTTCGGCCACCGGGACTACCAGAAAGGCAGCAGCCTTTCCGAGATCGCCCGCCTCAACGGCCTAGGCCCGAACCGCTGCTTCGCCATCGGTGACAGCCACAACGACCTCGAAATGCTCGACCCCGCCCACGCCGGCATGGCCGCCTGCCCGGCCAACGCCGTCGAGGCCATCCGCCGGAAAATCGCCGCCACCGGCGGCTACCCCTGCACCACCGCCCACGCCCACGGAGCCATGGAAGCGCTCCGGCATTTCTTCCCCTGA
- a CDS encoding HU family DNA-binding protein, which translates to MNKAELVEAVQKALGKDVTKRAADEAVEAVLDSIAKGIKKDKKVQIIGFGTFEVKKRAARQGRNPKTGESMKIAASKSVGFKPSSVLKASL; encoded by the coding sequence ATGAACAAAGCCGAACTCGTAGAAGCCGTCCAGAAAGCCCTCGGAAAAGACGTCACCAAGCGCGCCGCCGACGAAGCCGTCGAGGCCGTCCTCGACTCCATCGCCAAGGGCATCAAGAAAGACAAGAAGGTCCAGATCATCGGTTTCGGCACCTTCGAGGTGAAAAAGCGCGCCGCACGCCAGGGCCGCAACCCGAAGACCGGAGAGTCCATGAAGATCGCCGCCTCCAAGTCCGTCGGCTTCAAGCCATCCTCCGTCCTCAAGGCCAGCCTTTGA
- a CDS encoding TM2 domain-containing protein, which yields MSTEPATPVPGADKKVVAGILAILLGGFGVHKFYLGYTKEGVIQLLLSLVCIGGIIGIIEGIIYLTKSDSEFVATYITGRKGWF from the coding sequence ATGTCCACAGAACCTGCTACTCCCGTGCCGGGTGCCGACAAGAAAGTCGTCGCCGGAATCCTCGCCATCCTGCTGGGCGGCTTCGGCGTCCACAAGTTTTACCTCGGCTACACGAAGGAGGGGGTGATCCAGCTCCTGCTGAGCCTCGTCTGCATCGGTGGCATCATCGGTATCATCGAGGGGATCATCTATCTGACCAAGAGCGACTCGGAGTTCGTCGCGACCTACATCACCGGCCGCAAGGGCTGGTTCTGA
- a CDS encoding transposase, which produces MIVQNALLFFDNERYRLMEWCIMPNHVHVLIKTMEGYSLDQIVRSWKGFTARKINGLKGLTGTLWQREYHDRYIRDLDHLANARLYIRNNPVKAGLCGKPEEWPWGSAGFSGHEPV; this is translated from the coding sequence TTGATCGTCCAGAATGCGCTGCTGTTCTTCGATAACGAGCGCTACCGGCTGATGGAGTGGTGCATCATGCCCAATCACGTGCATGTCCTGATAAAGACCATGGAAGGATACTCACTCGACCAGATCGTAAGAAGCTGGAAAGGATTCACCGCTAGGAAAATCAACGGACTGAAGGGTCTCACCGGCACGCTCTGGCAGAGAGAATACCATGACCGCTACATCCGCGATCTGGACCACCTGGCGAATGCACGGCTCTACATCAGGAACAATCCCGTGAAAGCCGGGTTATGTGGAAAGCCGGAGGAGTGGCCGTGGGGCAGCGCCGGATTCTCCGGTCATGAGCCGGTCTGA
- a CDS encoding ABC-F family ATP-binding cassette domain-containing protein, with translation MSLLSANEIRLSYGYQNLLDGVTLAVSAGEKVGLVGRNGCGKTSLLKILTGQQKADSGDISLRRGIRVGYLPQEFELDPTLSVHENIAAGAADIVDAIRRYENGDGSEAELADLLHFIDHTDGWNLDARIKATVTALGAPPLDAPVAPLSGGEKRRVALCRALACQPDLLLLDEPTNHLDAESIRWLEDYLKTFPGAVIFVTHDRYFLDVIATRIIEIDNGKAYSHPGNYTAYLESKAVRQQIAEQTERRRQRFLRTELEWVRSGVKARGTKSRHRMDQFYAIEGLEAPPEEREMDLLIPPAPDLGNVVVELEGAGVNVGTAAHPRWLFRHLDFSLRPGQCTGIVGRNGVGKTTLLKLCLGQIQPTEGSAETGKRVKVNYIDQTRMQLDGTGSLLDEISDGNEKVQFGNQTLGARSYLRRFLFNDQRINERVDLLSGGERARLMLAKVLKNGGNLIVLDEPTNDLDLQSLRMLEEALADFDGSVLVVSHDRYFLDRICDQIISFEDDGVTVQAGNYSYYLEKRQAREAAQRAQAAAYAQLTASKQKAAASSGKPRKLTLAERKELESIEDTILAAEEDVSALEAQLNDPEFQAKNFNDIPALVEKLDAAKAKTAAIYARWEELETIAGSAGLQTGS, from the coding sequence ATGTCCCTGCTTTCCGCCAACGAAATCCGCCTGTCCTACGGATACCAGAACCTCCTCGATGGCGTGACGCTCGCGGTTTCCGCCGGAGAGAAGGTCGGCCTTGTCGGGCGGAATGGCTGCGGAAAGACCTCCCTGCTGAAGATCCTCACCGGCCAGCAGAAGGCGGACTCCGGGGACATCTCCCTGCGCCGTGGCATCCGCGTCGGCTATCTGCCGCAGGAGTTCGAACTGGATCCCACCCTCTCCGTCCACGAGAACATCGCAGCCGGAGCGGCTGACATCGTGGACGCCATCCGCCGCTATGAGAACGGCGATGGTTCCGAGGCGGAACTGGCGGATCTCCTCCATTTCATCGACCACACGGATGGGTGGAACCTCGATGCCCGCATCAAGGCGACCGTCACCGCCCTCGGTGCGCCGCCGCTTGACGCTCCCGTCGCCCCGCTTTCCGGTGGTGAGAAACGCCGCGTCGCGCTCTGCCGTGCGCTCGCCTGCCAGCCGGATCTCCTGCTGCTGGACGAGCCGACCAACCATCTGGACGCGGAGTCCATCCGCTGGCTGGAGGACTATCTGAAGACTTTCCCCGGTGCCGTCATCTTCGTGACCCACGACCGCTACTTCCTCGATGTGATCGCCACCCGCATCATCGAGATCGACAACGGCAAGGCCTACTCCCATCCCGGCAACTACACCGCCTATCTGGAGTCGAAGGCGGTGCGCCAGCAAATCGCGGAACAGACGGAGCGCCGCCGCCAGCGGTTCCTCCGCACGGAGCTGGAGTGGGTGCGCTCCGGCGTGAAGGCACGCGGCACGAAGTCCCGCCACCGGATGGACCAGTTCTATGCCATCGAAGGGCTGGAGGCACCGCCCGAGGAACGGGAAATGGACCTGCTCATTCCGCCTGCTCCCGATCTCGGAAATGTCGTCGTCGAGTTGGAAGGCGCGGGCGTCAACGTGGGCACCGCCGCACACCCCCGTTGGTTGTTCCGCCACCTCGACTTCTCGCTCCGCCCCGGCCAGTGCACCGGCATCGTCGGCCGCAACGGTGTGGGCAAAACCACCTTGCTCAAGCTCTGCCTCGGCCAGATCCAGCCCACCGAAGGCAGCGCGGAAACCGGCAAGCGCGTGAAGGTGAACTACATCGACCAGACGCGCATGCAGCTCGATGGCACCGGCTCCCTGCTCGATGAGATTTCGGACGGCAACGAGAAGGTCCAGTTCGGCAACCAGACACTCGGTGCCCGCTCCTACCTGCGCCGCTTCCTTTTCAACGACCAGCGCATCAACGAGCGCGTCGATCTCCTCTCCGGCGGTGAACGCGCGCGCCTGATGCTCGCGAAGGTTCTGAAGAACGGCGGCAACCTCATCGTCCTCGACGAGCCGACCAACGACCTCGACCTCCAGTCGCTGCGGATGCTGGAGGAAGCGCTGGCGGACTTCGACGGCTCGGTGCTCGTCGTTTCCCACGACCGCTACTTCCTCGACCGCATCTGCGACCAGATCATCTCCTTCGAGGATGACGGCGTGACCGTCCAGGCGGGGAACTATTCCTACTACCTGGAAAAACGGCAGGCCCGCGAAGCCGCCCAGCGCGCCCAGGCCGCGGCCTACGCCCAGCTCACCGCCTCGAAACAGAAAGCAGCCGCCTCCTCCGGAAAACCCCGCAAACTGACGCTGGCGGAACGGAAGGAACTGGAGTCGATCGAAGACACCATTCTCGCCGCCGAGGAGGACGTCTCCGCACTGGAAGCCCAACTCAATGACCCGGAGTTCCAGGCAAAGAACTTCAACGACATCCCCGCCCTGGTGGAGAAGCTCGACGCCGCAAAAGCGAAGACCGCCGCCATCTACGCGCGGTGGGAGGAACTGGAAACCATCGCCGGGAGCGCCGGTCTTCAGACCGGCTCATGA